The stretch of DNA ATTGGCGGTAGTAGCAGACCAATTCACCTGCCCTTCTCGATAGGTATTATCGGTTTTGATGTGATTTCGGATGTCTATCCATTGATTGGCAGTACCTTCGGCTCTCAAAAAATGGCTGATGAGTGTGGTAGAAAGCAACTCGCCTGCTGATACGATTTGGTCGTAAATGAAATTGAAGGGAACTCGGTTGTGTTTGTTGAGCCATTCCTCAATCTTGGTAAAAATACCCACTAAATCTTCCTTCAATGCTTCGGGAACAACTTCAAAAAGAGCTGATGCTGTTGCCAATAATTCCTCCTTTATAGTTTCAAAAAGAGCGATGGCTCGTCCTGTTTGATCGTAGTAGGCATTGGTAACGTCCTCTAAACTATTGGTGGTTTTGCCCATTGCAGAAATTACAATTACCAATTTTTCGTCTTTATACTGTTGTAATATTGCTGCTACATTGCGAATCGCTTGGGCATCTTGTACTGATGCTCCTCCAAATTTAAAAACTTTCATTGTGTTGATAACGAATTATTTATTTCTGTTTACTGTTTTAGGCAACATCTAAGGTACAGCGAAAAAACTTATTTTTCCAACAATCTCTCCACCAATCTTGTCACTCCAACTGTTGCTTTTTCTTCAATGGTGGTCAAATTGCGAATGTGGTAGACACTCTCTGGAATGAATGGGTCTATCAAATACTTGGGAACACTATCCTCTACATAGTGAATCAGGGAAGCTGCAGGATATACGACCATTGAAGTTCCGACTACTATAAATATATCGGCATCATAAGTCGAAAAAGTAGCTTCTTGCATCATCGGTACTGCTTCTCCAAACCATACAATGTGTGGACGCAGTTGCGCTCCTTTATCGCAGAGGTCGCCCATTTGAATTGCCTTTCCACCTATATCATAGATAAGTTCAGGGTAGCGGGTACTGCGAACTTTGGTGATTTCCCCATGCAAATGTAGCACATTGGAGGAACCGCCTCTTTCGTGAAGGTTGTCGATATTTTGGGTAATGATCTGCACTTCATATTTTTCCTCCAACCTCGCCAATGCTTTGTGAGCATCATTGGGTTGTGCTTTTACGACATCGGCACGTCTAAGGTTGTAGAAGTTCAGCACCAGTTTGGGGTTTTTCTTCCAGCCTTCTGGTGAAGCTACTTCCATAATATCATGACCTTCCCACAATCCACCGCTCCCTCTAAAGGTAGCAATTCCACTTTCGGCACTAATTCCAGCACCTGTCAAGACAACTATTTTTTGTTTTTTCATTGTATTATCTATTTTGTAGCAAAATTGTATAAAAAAGCGTATTTTTGCACCAAATTTGAAGAATTTTAAAAAAGTATAAAAAATAGATTAATCAACATGAGTGAAACTACTTATTTATCGTCAGCGGATAAACGTGAAATGTACAAAGAGTTTGGCGGTGCAGAAACAAATACAGGTTCTTTTGAAGCACAAATTGCAATTCTAACCAAAAGAATTGCTCATTTATCAGAGCATTTGAAAAGAAATAAAAAAGACCATGTAACCAGAAAAGCTTTGATTACAATGGTAGGAAAAAGACGTAAATTCCAACGTTACCTTCAAAAAACTGACATTACTCGTTATAGAAACATTATCCAAAAATTAGGATTGAGGAAATAACATCCAGCCAAAATGAGAATAGAAATTTGAAGGGAATTACCTCAATTTCTATTCTCATTTTTTTATGCGTATAATCTTGCATTTCACACCCTACTTATTGAAGTAAGATTTTACTTTCTGTTTTTGAAAGAAAAGGCTGACTGAATCATAAAAAGTCGCTATCCCTCCTACAATGTAGCCTCGAATAGACCATTCAGTATTGCTTTGGCTTATTCTTTATCAGATGAATATACTTAAAAAATTGATAGATATTAAATTAAATCAAAATGCGGTTGTCGCATTCATTAAACCCTTTAAAAATAGCTTATGAGCAATTGGAAGGTATTCTCCAAAACGATTGACCTTGGAGATGGAAGAGAAATAACTATAGAAACAGGTAAATTAGCCAGACAAGCAGACGGAGCTGTGCTTGTACGTATGGGAGATGCCGTCTTGTTAGCTACGGTGGTATCTAAGAAAGAAGCAAAAGAAGGAATGAATTTTTTCCCGTTATCCGTTGATTACCAAGAAAAATTTGCAGCAGCGGGGCGTATTCCTGGAGGATTCTTCAAACGTGAAGCCAGACCTTCTGAATACGAAATTTTGATATGTCGTTTGGTAGATAGAGCCTTGCGCCCATTGTTTCCTGATGAATACTACAATGAAACACAAATATTAATTTCTTTGATTTCGGCTGATGTGGAAGTGATGCCTGATGCCTTGGCAGGTTTGGCGGCTTCTGCTGCTATTGCTGTATCAGATATTCCTTTCAATGGCCCAATTTCGGAAGTGAGAGTTGCTCGTATTGATGGTAAATTGATAATCAATCCATCGGTTTCAGAGGTTGAAAAAGCAGATTTGAATATCTTAATGGGAGCAACTGAAGCCAACGTGATGATGGTCGAGGGTGAATCTCATGAATGTTCGGAAGAAGATTTGGTAGAAGCGATTCGATTTGGTCATGATGCTATCAAAATTCAATGTCAAGCACAAAACGAATTGCGTGCAATTTGTGGCAAAGAAAAACGTGAAATTGAATTGCCGGAAGGTGATGAAGAATTATATGCTCAAGTCGCAGAATTGGCTAGCGATAAGGTATATGAAGTAGCCAAAAGTGCTTTGAGCAAAAAAGACCGTCAGGAGTCGTTTTCTACTATTCAAGATGAAGTTATTGAAGCCATGTTTGGGGAAGAAGAAGAACCTGATTCCGGCAAAATGGACTTGGCTAAAAAATATTTCCACAAAGTAGAAAAGGAGGTTATCCGCAAGATGATTTTGACCGATCGTACAAGATTGGACGGCAGAGAACTGAATGAGGTTCGGCCTTTGTTGATTGAAACAGGTATCTTACCTTCTCCCCATGGCTGTGCATTGTTTTGTAGAGGGGAAACGCAATCACTCACAACTTGTACACTTGGTACAAAACAAGATGAGCAGATGCACGACAAAGCTATTGGACTTTCTTTCTCCAATTTTATGCTACACTACAACTTTCCTCCATTTTCTACGGGCGAGGCAAAACCTATGAGGGGTACAAGTCGTCGAGAAATTGGACACGGTATGTTGGCCATGCGCTCTTTGAAGCAGGTGATGCCTGATGATGCAGACAATCCATACACTATTCGTGTGGTATCTGATATTTTGGAATCTAACGGTTCTTCTTCTATGGCAACGGTCTGTGCTGGTTCATTGGCATTAATGGATGCGGGTGTACAAATCAAAACGGGTGTTTCGGGTATCGCAATGGGTTTGATTACCGATGGTAATGACTTTGCCGTATTGTCCGACATTTTGGGTGATGAAGATCACCTTGGAGATATGGACTTCAAAGTGACAGGTACAAAAAATGGTATTTGTGCGGTACAAATGGATATCAAAGTAGAAGGATTACCCTACGAAATTTTAACAAAAGCATTGCATCAAGCAAGGGAAGGACGCTTACACATCTTATCTCAAATGGATGAGATTATGGATACTCCTCGTTCTGAACCGAAACCTCATGCACCTCGTATTGTGAAAATTTTCATTCCTGGGGATATGATTGGTGCGATTATCGGACCTGGTGGTAAAGTGATTCAAGCGATTCAGAAAGAAACAGAAACGGTCATCGTGGTTCAGGAAGATGCTGAAAACAAACGTGGCGAAGTGATGATTTCTTCTAGCAATAAAGCATCTATTGATGCCGCAGTGAAGTGGGTTGAAGAATTGGTGGCAGTGCCAGAAGTAGGTACAATCTATGAAGGTACGGTTAAAAGTGTGGTTGACTTTGGCGCATTTGTAGAATTTATGCGTGGAAAAGAGGGCTTACTACACATCTCCGAAATTTCTTGGAAACGATTGGAGAATATGGACGATGTTTTTGAAGTCGGTGAGAAAGTAAAGGTGAAGTTATTGGATATTGACCAACGCAGCGGCAAATTCAAATTGTCTCGAAAAGTATTGCTCGAAAGCCCTTATGGTGACAGCGATAGAGGTGGTGATCGTGGTGGCGACCGAGGTAGAGATAACCGAGGTGACAATAGAGGTCGTGACAATAATAGAGGAAGAGACAACCGAGGCGGCGGTGGTAGAAGAGATGACCGCAATAGAAGATAATTTAGTTATTGGTAATTTGTAACGATTGATTTGATTGATTTTTCAAATCATCTCACTGATTATGCATATTTTACCTGAAAGGTGCTAACCGAATGTGATGTTTGGTTAGCACCTTTTTTTGTGTTTGAATAGATTGTGCCTGAACGGAAACTCTCAATCATTTGACTATCAAAACATAACTAATTGTTTAAACAAGCGAACTTTTTGCCTATATTTCACGAAGATTCTATATTCTTGTAATAACTTGTTCCTAATTCATTAGGAATTTATTGAAGGTATTGGTATTCTTGAAAATCCAAAAAAGTTCAAATGATTTTTTGCATCCAATAGTTTGACTGTGAACTCCTTGCAAGATTCCGTTCAGACACTAGATTGAAATAGGGGGTATTTGCATACAACAATCCCACAAAATAAAATTCTTACTCAAAATCTGTGAAAGTAAACTTCAGAAGTTCGGTCTTAGAAAAATAATGCCGCTATCTTTTTGATAATCAATATTTAACAAGCTGAAACTTCCGAAGTTTTTGTCCGAAACACTACCGTATCAAAGAAATATTCCCCTTCACAAACACCTCCTCACCATCAAACGAGAATGCCCGTACATAAAACACATAAACACCCAATTCTGCATTTTCATCCTTGTATGTACCATCCCAAAAATCGTCCAAGCTATAGCCTACAAACAATTCTTCACCCCAACGACTAAATACCTTAAACTCCACACTTTCAATGTTTTTACCTTGCACTTGGAACACATCATTGATACCGTCACCATTCGGAGAAAAGGCATTTGGAACGGTCAGAATCGGAACAGGAAGGATGTCCACAAATACCTCATTGGTTGCCGAACAACCATATTCGTTTGTAGCAATGATGGTATAATTCGTTGGATCAAAAGGTTGTGCGGTCGTGTTTAGACAATCGTTGCAGCCTGTGAGGTTATCGAGTGAAGGCAACCATTCAAGGCTGATAACTTCACCCAAATCGGAGTTCACCGTTGCACCCAAGTCAATCACTGTTCCGCTCTTAATCATCTGAATATCTGACACTTCTACACTAATATCCGAAACCACCAAATCCAAGACTATTTCATCCACACAAACCCCATTGTCCACGCTCAATGCTATCGCATAAATGCCCGTTGAAGTCCAGTCAATCGTATGCGGACCTACTTCATTGGAGGTCGAGCCATTGCCGAAATCCCATTGAAGGGTCGAGCCATCGGGTAAATTACCCACAAAAGAAAGCGTAGCCGTTTCACCCAAACAAATCACCTCAGGCATTGCCATTGCCGCAATTGGCTCATCCACAATGGTTATTGTTTGATTAGCAGAAAAAACGCAACCCATTTCGTCTATATAGGTGTAGGTAATCGTGTGTTCGCCAATCCCTGCAAGCGTTGGGTCAAAAGCACTGCCGTTCCATCCTGTTCCTTCAAAAACACCACCTTCGGGCGTAGCCTTCAAACTTACTGCCGCTTCATTGATACAAAAAACATCATTCGAAACTTCAATCGCTAACTCCAAATCAGGACAATCCGCCAAAGTTGCACAAGATTGAATCGCCACCTCACTGTTGCTGCAATTGTCTGGCCCCAATGCCGTTACCGAAATCACCACCGTCAAATCATCGTCAATTCCCGCCAACAAATACGACAATTCATCTGCCGAAACCGTATCGGTAATCCCCAAATCGGTTTCGATGCTGTAACCAATTGCACCCACTACCGCTGTCCACACAAACTCCAAACTATCAGTCGTTTGATAGCTGCAACCCACAATTGGAGGAGGAATGAAGCCAGGTACGGTCACTAGAATTGAAGCCAAACAGCCATTGCCATCTCGCACACTCACATTGTAAATGCCAGGACGTAGATTTGTAGCAGTTGGTGTAAATTGTGGTGGGTCAGTGTCCCATTCAAAATTGAAAGGAGCAGTGCCACCCAAAACCTTCACTGTTGCCGAACCTGTCCCTTCCTCCACACAGTCCGAAACGGTCACATTTTCTAAACTCAATTCAGGGGCATCCAAATTCTCCAACAAAAATTCTCGGCTGTCGCTGCAATCGTTGGCATCCGTCAAAAGAAGTAAGTAAGTACCTGCTGCCAAATCGCTTATTTTGGCTTCATTGCCGATGATTTCATCCGTTTCGCCAGAATGCCATTCATACACAAACGGCTCAGTTCCATCCTGTACTACCAATGCCGTAATCCGTCCGTCACTTGCCCCACAAGTTGCAGGACTAACAGTTGCGCCCAAAATAGAAGGAGGAGGAATGTCTTCAATCACGAAATTTTTGGAGGAAATACAGCCGCCTTCATCTTCGGCAGTCAAGGTGTATTCTCCTGCTGTAAGTCCATAAATATCCACATTTTCGCCCAAAACAATCCCTGATGCGTCTGCCCAAGTAATCACCAAAACGCCTGTTCCACCGCTCACTTCAACGCCTGTAATGCGTCCGTCAGTACTGCCACAAATAGTTTGATTCGCCACCCCTCCACTGATTGCAGGTGCGCCGACATCCGACACATTGAAACCCAAACTAACCTCGCAGCCATTCGCATCTATTGCAGTCAAAGTGTATTCTCCTGCCGCCACATTGGTCAAATCTATTTCATTTCCAAACACTTCTCCCTCCGCATTTTCCCATCGGTAAGTATAAGGTTCTTCTCCTCCTTCAATTTTTACGCCCAACACACCACCATCGCTGTTGCCACAAGAAGATAAATCCACTGTTCCTTCGCTCAGAGTTGGTGCATGAATGTCGGCAATCACAAACGCCAAATCCGTTTCACAGCCATTGTCGTCCGTAATAATGACCGTATAATTCCCTGCAACTACCTCACTCAAAACCTCCTCCGTTCCGACCACATTGCCGTTCACATCCCACCATTCAAAGTTGAAAGGTGCTGTACCCCCTTCAATGTCAATCCCTTCAATGCTGCCATTCGCATCACTACAAGTCGAAGCATTCACCAATCCGCCCGAAGCCGTTGGGCTTGCTTCATCCAAGACTTCAAAATCCAAATTCGCCCGACAACCATTTCCATCCGTCACTTCCAAAATATAATCCCCTGCCGCCACATTCAGCAAATTCGCATCCGTTCCTGTTCCTGTGT from Chitinophagales bacterium encodes:
- a CDS encoding NAD-dependent deacylase gives rise to the protein MKKQKIVVLTGAGISAESGIATFRGSGGLWEGHDIMEVASPEGWKKNPKLVLNFYNLRRADVVKAQPNDAHKALARLEEKYEVQIITQNIDNLHERGGSSNVLHLHGEITKVRSTRYPELIYDIGGKAIQMGDLCDKGAQLRPHIVWFGEAVPMMQEATFSTYDADIFIVVGTSMVVYPAASLIHYVEDSVPKYLIDPFIPESVYHIRNLTTIEEKATVGVTRLVERLLEK
- the rpsO gene encoding 30S ribosomal protein S15 yields the protein MSETTYLSSADKREMYKEFGGAETNTGSFEAQIAILTKRIAHLSEHLKRNKKDHVTRKALITMVGKRRKFQRYLQKTDITRYRNIIQKLGLRK
- the pnp gene encoding polyribonucleotide nucleotidyltransferase, which translates into the protein MSNWKVFSKTIDLGDGREITIETGKLARQADGAVLVRMGDAVLLATVVSKKEAKEGMNFFPLSVDYQEKFAAAGRIPGGFFKREARPSEYEILICRLVDRALRPLFPDEYYNETQILISLISADVEVMPDALAGLAASAAIAVSDIPFNGPISEVRVARIDGKLIINPSVSEVEKADLNILMGATEANVMMVEGESHECSEEDLVEAIRFGHDAIKIQCQAQNELRAICGKEKREIELPEGDEELYAQVAELASDKVYEVAKSALSKKDRQESFSTIQDEVIEAMFGEEEEPDSGKMDLAKKYFHKVEKEVIRKMILTDRTRLDGRELNEVRPLLIETGILPSPHGCALFCRGETQSLTTCTLGTKQDEQMHDKAIGLSFSNFMLHYNFPPFSTGEAKPMRGTSRREIGHGMLAMRSLKQVMPDDADNPYTIRVVSDILESNGSSSMATVCAGSLALMDAGVQIKTGVSGIAMGLITDGNDFAVLSDILGDEDHLGDMDFKVTGTKNGICAVQMDIKVEGLPYEILTKALHQAREGRLHILSQMDEIMDTPRSEPKPHAPRIVKIFIPGDMIGAIIGPGGKVIQAIQKETETVIVVQEDAENKRGEVMISSSNKASIDAAVKWVEELVAVPEVGTIYEGTVKSVVDFGAFVEFMRGKEGLLHISEISWKRLENMDDVFEVGEKVKVKLLDIDQRSGKFKLSRKVLLESPYGDSDRGGDRGGDRGRDNRGDNRGRDNNRGRDNRGGGGRRDDRNRR